One Thermosphaera aggregans DNA segment encodes these proteins:
- the ppsA gene encoding phosphoenolpyruvate synthase has translation MSDKSTRFVLWLDEVRKEDVPLVGGKNANLGEMLAAGIPVPPGYAVTAYAFKYFLDKTGLAEKIYSMLRQLDVNNTKALEDTTAAIREMIMNQPMPPEVESEIKKFHRELAKRLNMPVEAVRVAVRSSATAEDMPEASFAGQQDTYLNVYGEDEVVYRVKRCWASLFTARATFYRVAQGIPHERTLMSVTVQKMVNSRAAGVMFTLHPVTGDEKVAVIESSWGLGESVVGGKVTPDEWVVDKESMNIVEEKINKKIFMITFDPEKGKNVHLRWDEKLGKWVSEEGETTAPLAKIAHPDKPSLSKEEVLKLAELAKVIQKHYGKHMDIEWAVDSDLPFPHNVFIVQARPETVWSLKKAKEEKRVEVKGKTVKMAEAKILIRGLPASPGVGAGTAKVIFDPKSKEAMEFKEGEVLVTKMTDPDWVPLMKKAAAIVTDEGGMTSHAAIVSRELGIPCIVGTGNATQVVPSGIDVTVDGGRGVIYEGIVEELVKPKAEAAPQAVGVAAVGISPEQLLPLYPVTATKIYMNLGEPDAIEKYKDLPFDGIGLMRIEFIITDWVQYHPLYLIEIGKPEEFVNKLAEGIAKVAQVIYPRPIVVRFSDFKTNEYKGLKGGEKYEPEERNPMIGWRGVSRYIHPKYEPAFRLEVRAIKKVREEFGLTNVWVMFPFVRTTWELERAIAIMEEEGLKRSKDFKVWAMAEVPSIALLADKFAEYVDGFSIGSNDLTQLVLGADRDSNILAEMGYFDERDPAVLEAIRMIIEKAHSKGATVSICGQAPSVYPEIVEFLVEAGIDSMSVNPDAVISTRRLVASIERKILLKRLENVMNKLKQFEY, from the coding sequence ATGAGTGATAAATCAACCAGATTCGTTCTGTGGTTAGATGAGGTTAGAAAGGAAGATGTTCCACTGGTAGGCGGGAAAAACGCAAACCTCGGTGAAATGCTCGCTGCCGGCATTCCGGTACCACCAGGGTACGCGGTAACGGCTTACGCTTTCAAATACTTCTTAGACAAAACAGGGTTGGCAGAGAAGATTTACTCAATGCTCAGACAACTTGATGTTAACAACACTAAGGCGTTGGAGGACACTACGGCCGCGATTAGAGAAATGATTATGAACCAGCCAATGCCTCCCGAGGTGGAGTCCGAGATTAAAAAGTTCCACCGCGAGCTTGCTAAGAGGCTCAACATGCCTGTTGAAGCGGTAAGAGTCGCTGTTAGAAGCAGTGCGACAGCTGAGGACATGCCGGAGGCGAGTTTCGCAGGACAGCAGGACACCTACTTAAACGTGTACGGCGAGGACGAGGTTGTTTACCGTGTTAAAAGATGCTGGGCCAGCTTATTCACGGCTAGAGCAACATTCTATCGTGTAGCCCAGGGCATACCGCACGAGAGAACTCTGATGAGCGTTACAGTGCAGAAAATGGTTAACAGTCGCGCAGCTGGAGTAATGTTCACACTTCACCCTGTTACAGGAGACGAGAAGGTAGCTGTTATTGAAAGTTCTTGGGGCCTTGGAGAATCAGTCGTAGGTGGGAAAGTAACACCTGACGAATGGGTTGTTGACAAGGAGTCCATGAACATTGTGGAGGAGAAGATAAACAAGAAGATCTTCATGATTACATTCGATCCCGAAAAAGGTAAGAACGTGCATTTAAGATGGGATGAGAAGCTGGGTAAATGGGTCTCAGAAGAAGGAGAAACTACCGCCCCACTGGCGAAGATAGCTCACCCCGACAAGCCCTCTCTATCGAAGGAGGAAGTGTTGAAGCTTGCGGAGCTCGCCAAGGTTATTCAAAAACACTATGGTAAGCACATGGATATTGAATGGGCGGTGGATAGCGATCTTCCTTTCCCGCACAACGTGTTCATTGTGCAGGCGAGACCTGAAACCGTGTGGAGCTTGAAGAAGGCTAAGGAAGAGAAGCGCGTAGAGGTTAAGGGGAAGACTGTGAAAATGGCCGAGGCGAAGATTCTGATCAGGGGGTTGCCGGCTAGTCCTGGTGTTGGCGCAGGCACCGCTAAGGTGATATTTGACCCGAAGAGCAAGGAGGCAATGGAGTTCAAGGAGGGAGAAGTCCTCGTTACTAAGATGACGGATCCAGACTGGGTTCCATTGATGAAAAAGGCTGCTGCAATAGTTACCGACGAGGGTGGAATGACAAGTCACGCTGCCATCGTTAGCAGGGAGCTCGGCATTCCATGTATCGTTGGCACAGGAAACGCTACTCAGGTAGTGCCAAGCGGTATTGATGTAACAGTGGACGGTGGAAGAGGAGTGATCTACGAGGGAATTGTTGAAGAACTCGTGAAGCCGAAGGCTGAGGCAGCTCCGCAAGCGGTTGGCGTCGCTGCAGTGGGCATAAGTCCCGAGCAGCTATTACCGCTGTATCCTGTGACTGCGACGAAGATATACATGAATCTTGGAGAGCCTGACGCGATCGAGAAATACAAGGATCTTCCATTCGACGGTATCGGATTAATGAGGATTGAGTTCATAATAACTGACTGGGTTCAGTACCATCCATTATACTTGATAGAAATCGGGAAGCCTGAGGAGTTTGTCAACAAGCTTGCCGAGGGCATTGCCAAGGTAGCTCAAGTTATCTATCCAAGACCAATAGTTGTAAGGTTCAGCGACTTCAAGACCAATGAATACAAGGGTCTAAAGGGTGGAGAGAAGTACGAGCCTGAGGAGAGAAACCCAATGATTGGTTGGAGAGGAGTCAGCAGATATATTCATCCGAAATACGAGCCTGCGTTCAGACTAGAGGTAAGGGCTATTAAGAAAGTAAGAGAGGAGTTCGGATTAACAAATGTCTGGGTAATGTTCCCATTCGTGAGAACAACGTGGGAGCTGGAGAGAGCTATAGCGATAATGGAGGAGGAAGGGTTAAAGAGAAGCAAGGACTTCAAAGTATGGGCCATGGCCGAGGTTCCAAGCATAGCATTACTAGCTGATAAATTCGCCGAGTATGTGGACGGGTTCAGCATTGGAAGCAATGACCTAACCCAGCTAGTGCTCGGCGCTGACAGAGACAGCAACATCTTAGCCGAGATGGGATACTTCGACGAGAGAGATCCTGCCGTATTAGAAGCAATAAGAATGATTATCGAGAAAGCTCACAGCAAGGGCGCCACCGTCAGCATTTGCGGACAAGCTCCAAGCGTCTACCCTGAAATAGTCGAGTTCCTCGTTGAAGCCGGCATTGATAGCATGAGCGTTAACCCAGATGCAGTGATATCGACAAGAAGGCTGGTCGCAAGCATTGAGAGAAAGATACTGCTAAAACGCCTCGAGAACGTCATGAATAAGTTGAAACAGTTCGAATACTAG
- a CDS encoding cyclic 2,3-diphosphoglycerate synthase: MPRKVVILGASGRDFHNFNMFYRNNPDYRVVAFLQTQIPGISGRRYPPSLAGSLYPDGIPILSMDYLEDIVKTYGVEEAVLSYSDLTYEELGQVVSRVAAAGLTFKILGPMDTMLESVKPVLAVTGVKTGAGKSMVSREFALEMRRRGLRVGIVRHPMPYGDLEKSAVQIFHSFSDLDKYEATIEEREEYEHYLRIGFPVYAGVDYGRILREMERENDIILWDGGNNDWPFYKPDFMVTVADAMRPGIEVSAFPGEINLRIADAVIINKADQAKPGAILKIKENIKTRNLDAVISVAESEVIVDKPELISGRKVLVIEDSPTVTHGGARYAAGYVAALKYGAEPVDPRPFATNFFRKIFEEYPHIGPVLPSTGYRPEQLRELEETVNKAPVEAVVLGTPSDITRLIKIEKPVVKVEFKLKIIEGPSVREYVDMFLEKARKKVV; this comes from the coding sequence ATGCCGAGGAAAGTGGTAATATTGGGCGCTAGCGGAAGAGACTTCCACAACTTCAACATGTTCTACAGGAACAATCCCGATTACCGGGTAGTGGCTTTTCTCCAGACGCAAATACCGGGGATAAGTGGGAGAAGGTACCCGCCTAGCTTGGCAGGCAGTCTTTACCCTGACGGAATACCTATTCTAAGCATGGATTATTTAGAAGATATTGTGAAAACCTATGGAGTTGAGGAAGCAGTTCTCTCCTACAGCGACCTAACGTATGAAGAGCTGGGGCAAGTGGTTTCAAGAGTTGCGGCTGCTGGGCTAACCTTCAAAATACTCGGCCCTATGGACACCATGCTTGAAAGCGTTAAGCCGGTTCTAGCTGTTACAGGGGTTAAGACAGGGGCTGGCAAAAGCATGGTTTCAAGAGAATTCGCCTTGGAGATGAGGAGAAGAGGCTTAAGAGTCGGTATTGTAAGGCATCCAATGCCGTATGGCGACCTTGAGAAATCAGCTGTTCAAATATTCCACAGTTTCAGCGACCTAGATAAGTATGAGGCTACAATAGAGGAGAGAGAAGAGTATGAGCACTACTTGAGAATAGGCTTCCCTGTTTACGCCGGCGTGGACTATGGGAGAATATTAAGGGAAATGGAAAGGGAGAACGATATAATCTTATGGGACGGCGGCAATAACGACTGGCCGTTTTACAAGCCGGACTTCATGGTTACAGTAGCTGATGCTATGAGGCCTGGAATAGAAGTTTCAGCATTCCCTGGTGAGATAAACCTCAGGATCGCTGACGCTGTCATTATTAACAAGGCCGATCAGGCGAAACCCGGGGCAATATTAAAGATAAAGGAAAACATTAAGACCAGGAACCTAGACGCTGTGATCAGTGTTGCGGAAAGCGAGGTCATTGTTGACAAGCCTGAGTTAATCTCGGGAAGAAAGGTATTGGTGATAGAGGATTCTCCAACAGTAACCCATGGCGGAGCAAGATACGCTGCTGGGTATGTTGCCGCCTTGAAATACGGTGCGGAGCCTGTTGATCCAAGGCCTTTCGCAACCAACTTCTTCAGAAAAATCTTTGAAGAATACCCACACATAGGCCCTGTTCTCCCGAGCACGGGGTACAGGCCTGAACAGTTAAGAGAGCTTGAGGAAACAGTTAACAAAGCCCCTGTAGAAGCTGTAGTTCTTGGCACACCATCAGATATAACAAGATTGATAAAGATCGAGAAGCCCGTTGTCAAGGTTGAGTTTAAGTTGAAAATCATTGAGGGCCCGAGCGTTAGGGAATATGTTGACATGTTCCTTGAGAAGGCTCGTAAAAAAGTGGTTTAA
- a CDS encoding metallophosphoesterase family protein gives MVFGDNRPTNTYANYPPEVFYTVVNEMDAANLIATIGLGDHVGYGYESQYAVFYDIMNSTRLENIWLLMGNHEVVYPQGWTYWRQYIGPEYYITDSIPGWRLALLNTESSLESWNNQLNQAVAELNGRVLILFMHRPVYPNVNHNLQSDKNASIHEWANTYGWPPLVVQAHWHGWAYYRFNNTDWVIAGSTGAPLYKISDCQSEATCVSAYHYMWLILYPNQTYSFKPVLATNGTFSVRVLNETAYIATNNKLDVYGNPVEIPVRVKYTIGGTDVYIVAMIPANTTIVFNINPAENYLVQTNATEFYVYFTKEDDYNATIILPENELSLASYNVTGEIELYESVTLTSPTPTTTTTTTTKPSTTTTTTTTSTTTTTTTSTTTTQTTEPATTTPPTTTTTTVTSTETTTNATFTTTSLTITTETIISTPTPQATTAATLTTQPSVGGDMIQIAIVMGIVLAGVGVGLFTILKKR, from the coding sequence ATGGTGTTTGGCGACAATAGGCCTACAAACACTTACGCAAACTACCCTCCGGAAGTGTTCTATACGGTTGTTAACGAGATGGATGCTGCCAACCTTATCGCGACAATAGGATTAGGCGACCACGTAGGCTACGGTTACGAATCACAGTATGCCGTATTTTATGATATAATGAATTCGACGCGTCTCGAAAACATTTGGCTACTCATGGGGAACCATGAAGTAGTATACCCGCAGGGATGGACATACTGGAGACAGTACATTGGCCCAGAGTACTATATTACAGACAGTATTCCGGGATGGAGGCTCGCACTGCTGAACACTGAAAGCTCCCTCGAATCCTGGAATAACCAGTTAAACCAGGCTGTCGCTGAACTCAACGGGAGAGTGCTGATATTATTCATGCATCGACCCGTATACCCCAATGTCAACCACAATCTACAATCAGACAAAAACGCTTCAATACATGAATGGGCTAATACTTACGGATGGCCTCCCCTGGTCGTCCAGGCTCACTGGCATGGCTGGGCATACTACAGGTTTAACAACACAGACTGGGTCATAGCAGGAAGCACTGGAGCACCCTTGTACAAAATCTCTGACTGCCAGTCGGAGGCTACTTGCGTTTCCGCATACCATTACATGTGGCTCATCCTCTATCCTAACCAAACATATTCCTTTAAACCAGTCTTGGCTACAAACGGGACTTTCAGCGTGAGAGTCCTTAACGAAACTGCCTATATTGCAACCAATAACAAGCTGGATGTCTATGGCAACCCTGTGGAAATCCCTGTTAGAGTCAAGTATACTATAGGCGGTACTGACGTTTACATCGTGGCAATGATACCGGCAAACACTACTATAGTATTCAACATAAACCCTGCTGAAAACTACTTAGTCCAAACCAATGCTACAGAGTTCTACGTCTACTTCACAAAAGAGGATGATTACAACGCCACCATCATTTTACCAGAAAACGAATTATCCTTGGCCAGCTACAATGTAACGGGAGAAATAGAACTCTATGAATCGGTCACGCTTACCTCTCCAACCCCGACTACGACGACCACAACAACTACAAAACCCTCGACAACGACGACCACAACTACCACGTCTACGACTACTACAACAACTACTTCGACTACAACAACCCAGACCACGGAGCCAGCCACAACTACGCCACCGACAACCACAACTACCACGGTTACCTCTACTGAGACCACTACTAACGCTACGTTTACCACGACGTCCTTGACAATTACAACGGAGACAATTATCTCTACTCCAACTCCTCAGGCCACAACCGCAGCTACCTTAACAACCCAGCCTAGTGTGGGCGGAGATATGATCCAAATTGCTATCGTGATGGGAATAGTCCTTGCAGGAGTAGGGGTAGGATTATTCACAATCTTGAAAAAGCGTTAA
- a CDS encoding PINc/VapC family ATPase yields MEITVFRVAFKISEEKIYIPDYSGIVQGILAKMIEEGRISGRVLIHKGLITVFEQLSAQGRAVGMTGLEEIRRLRMLHEKGLITIELIGDKPRMGLKEEEVIADINYNIREHARTLGAILVTGDPVQYRIAQAYGLETLYVAPKEKTRLEFEKFFDEDTMSVHLKEGVEPLAKKGRPGEWAYSVLSDKPLGKEDIERMANEIIEESRRRSDAFIEIDRVGSTIIQLGEYRIVITRPPLSDGWEITAVKPVRKLRLEEYNLPEELVKRLGERAEGILIAGAPGMGKTTFAQALAEYYMRQGKVVKTIESPRDMILPPNITQYSKNYADLGELHDILLLSRPDYTVFDEMRYDEDFKLFADLRLAGIGMIGVVHATSPIDAIQRFIGRVELGMIPSIIDTVIFIRKGIVDKVYDVRMTVKLPTGLKEAELSRPVIEVRDFLTGELEYEIYTFGEQTVVVPVKKLRGKPSLLDSIIENVRKILPDAEVSVEDNMIVVAISRSMLKNYNRRVKRLRKLEEKYNIPIKIKIT; encoded by the coding sequence ATGGAAATCACGGTGTTCAGGGTGGCGTTTAAAATTAGCGAGGAAAAAATTTACATCCCTGATTACTCAGGCATTGTCCAGGGCATTTTGGCGAAAATGATCGAGGAAGGGAGGATCTCAGGCAGGGTTCTAATTCACAAGGGCTTGATCACTGTTTTCGAACAGCTGTCAGCCCAGGGAAGAGCGGTTGGCATGACTGGTTTAGAGGAGATTCGGAGACTCAGGATGCTTCACGAGAAAGGTTTGATAACTATTGAGCTTATAGGGGATAAACCTAGGATGGGGCTCAAGGAAGAGGAGGTTATAGCTGATATTAACTACAACATAAGAGAGCATGCGAGAACCCTGGGCGCAATTCTTGTAACCGGCGACCCAGTCCAGTACAGAATTGCCCAAGCCTATGGGTTGGAAACGCTATACGTGGCTCCTAAGGAAAAAACAAGGCTTGAGTTCGAGAAGTTTTTCGACGAGGACACCATGAGTGTTCACCTTAAAGAAGGCGTTGAGCCGTTGGCTAAGAAGGGGAGGCCGGGCGAGTGGGCTTACTCTGTGCTGTCGGATAAGCCGTTAGGGAAGGAGGATATTGAGAGAATGGCTAATGAAATCATCGAGGAGTCTAGAAGGAGGAGTGACGCTTTCATTGAAATAGACAGGGTTGGTTCGACGATTATTCAGCTAGGAGAGTACAGAATAGTTATCACGAGACCCCCGCTCAGCGATGGATGGGAGATAACTGCCGTGAAACCAGTTAGGAAGCTCCGGCTTGAAGAATATAATCTGCCGGAGGAGCTTGTGAAGAGGCTTGGAGAAAGGGCTGAGGGGATACTGATTGCTGGAGCCCCTGGAATGGGTAAGACGACTTTCGCTCAAGCCCTCGCAGAATACTATATGAGGCAGGGTAAGGTTGTGAAAACTATTGAATCACCCAGGGACATGATCCTTCCCCCGAATATAACACAGTATAGTAAAAACTACGCGGATCTTGGGGAGTTACACGATATTCTCCTGCTCTCCAGACCCGACTATACGGTTTTCGACGAAATGAGGTATGATGAGGATTTCAAGCTTTTCGCTGATTTAAGACTAGCAGGTATCGGCATGATCGGCGTTGTACACGCAACCAGTCCTATTGATGCGATCCAGCGGTTCATAGGCAGGGTAGAGCTGGGCATGATCCCGTCTATCATTGACACGGTGATTTTCATTAGAAAGGGCATAGTAGACAAGGTGTACGATGTGAGGATGACGGTTAAGCTTCCAACAGGGCTTAAGGAAGCCGAGCTCTCTAGGCCCGTGATCGAGGTAAGGGACTTCTTGACGGGTGAACTAGAGTATGAAATATACACTTTCGGCGAGCAAACAGTGGTGGTTCCAGTTAAAAAACTCAGAGGAAAGCCAAGCCTGCTCGACAGCATCATAGAGAATGTGAGGAAAATATTGCCTGACGCTGAAGTCTCGGTCGAAGACAACATGATCGTGGTTGCCATTAGCAGGTCTATGTTGAAAAACTATAATAGAAGGGTGAAACGGCTAAGAAAGCTGGAGGAAAAGTACAACATCCCTATAAAGATAAAGATCACTTAA
- a CDS encoding xylulokinase: protein MPFLIALDVGTSSVKSILLDVEKALVIGRHTESLRVLYPRNGWAEQSPDEIWESIVSSIKNLLEEAEINRDEVKGISIDAQMLGVVPVSRDGEALHNFLTWLDTRGAGEPWELFTGVFKISGYNLLKLIKYLRITGGAPSRTGKDPISKIVWFRKNMPELYEKTWKFLNYNGFVALKLTGKPSINADEANVTWLADVRRGKLDWSVTILKDLKISSEKLPPIRAPTEIVGGLKPDVAGELGLSESVKVVIGSGDVAATAIGSGGIGDLETHLYLGTSDWLASHLPRRRLDIFHAIGTIISAIPGKHLLIAEQECGCSVLDYIVTLLYGKADKQVFDEVDRNIGSVDPASNKILFLPWMFGERVPIDDPYVRGVLYNVSLSDSRFQILEAIMEGVALNIKWAQIYFEKLLGERIRVLNAVGGGALWDSLCQLIADATGAEVWRMSTLREASAIGAAVIGVKALGLGEFEYVKKIAKPEKVFKPREPLIRVFNEKLKLMINVYKANKRFFKQLNTACSV, encoded by the coding sequence ATGCCTTTTTTAATAGCCCTTGATGTTGGGACAAGCTCTGTAAAATCAATACTATTAGATGTTGAGAAAGCATTAGTAATCGGGAGGCATACAGAGTCGTTGAGAGTGTTATATCCCAGGAATGGTTGGGCCGAGCAGTCGCCTGATGAGATCTGGGAATCTATTGTTTCATCCATTAAAAATTTGCTTGAGGAAGCGGAGATTAACCGAGATGAAGTGAAAGGGATAAGCATTGATGCGCAAATGCTGGGAGTTGTTCCTGTTTCAAGAGACGGTGAAGCATTACATAATTTTCTAACATGGCTTGATACGCGAGGTGCTGGGGAACCATGGGAGCTTTTCACAGGCGTTTTCAAAATAAGCGGTTACAATCTATTGAAGCTTATAAAATACTTGAGGATAACTGGTGGGGCTCCGAGCAGAACCGGGAAAGACCCTATTTCTAAAATAGTTTGGTTTAGAAAGAACATGCCCGAACTTTACGAGAAGACTTGGAAGTTTCTTAACTATAACGGGTTCGTTGCTTTGAAATTAACCGGGAAGCCATCAATTAACGCTGACGAGGCTAATGTGACCTGGCTTGCAGATGTGAGGAGAGGTAAACTGGACTGGAGCGTAACGATTTTGAAGGATTTAAAAATATCGTCGGAGAAACTCCCTCCTATTAGAGCGCCAACCGAGATAGTGGGGGGATTGAAGCCTGACGTTGCCGGGGAGCTCGGGTTATCTGAAAGTGTAAAAGTAGTTATTGGATCTGGGGATGTTGCAGCCACAGCCATAGGTTCAGGAGGCATAGGCGATCTTGAGACGCATTTATACTTGGGGACAAGTGATTGGCTCGCTTCACACTTACCGAGGAGAAGGCTCGACATATTCCACGCTATAGGTACGATAATCAGCGCGATCCCGGGTAAGCATTTATTGATCGCTGAGCAGGAGTGTGGTTGCTCAGTCCTAGACTACATCGTGACTCTTCTCTATGGGAAAGCGGATAAACAAGTGTTTGATGAAGTAGATAGAAACATCGGGTCTGTTGACCCTGCTTCAAACAAAATCCTATTCCTCCCATGGATGTTTGGAGAAAGAGTACCGATAGACGACCCCTATGTAAGAGGAGTGCTATACAATGTAAGCTTGAGCGATTCAAGGTTTCAAATACTAGAGGCAATAATGGAGGGTGTTGCATTGAACATTAAGTGGGCTCAAATATATTTCGAGAAGCTGCTCGGCGAGAGGATTCGAGTCTTAAATGCAGTGGGAGGCGGGGCCTTATGGGATTCTCTATGCCAATTAATAGCTGACGCCACGGGTGCAGAGGTGTGGAGGATGAGTACTTTGAGAGAAGCCTCGGCTATTGGAGCTGCTGTAATAGGGGTTAAAGCACTGGGTCTTGGAGAGTTTGAATATGTTAAGAAGATCGCTAAACCCGAGAAAGTGTTTAAACCTAGGGAACCGTTAATCAGAGTGTTCAATGAAAAGCTTAAGCTCATGATAAACGTGTATAAGGCGAACAAAAGATTTTTCAAACAGTTGAATACTGCATGCTCAGTTTAA
- a CDS encoding class II aldolase/adducin family protein, with protein MHEDLKKKIVEVMKYLDDKGLNHGRSGNVSVRIGADRLLITPSGVVKSEMTPEDILLVSMDGEVLEGARAPTVEMPMHLAIYREYPYIGAIIHAHGLYTSVLAVAREPLPPVIEEMIMYTGGEVRVAEYAPFGSEELAENVVKALKERSAAILANHGVVACGRKLEEAVEVLTVVERVAQIYVLARILGKVTTLPEEIVKFQQALFQRRMGITK; from the coding sequence TTGCACGAGGATTTGAAAAAGAAAATAGTTGAGGTAATGAAGTATTTGGATGATAAAGGTCTTAACCACGGGAGATCGGGAAATGTCAGCGTCAGGATAGGAGCAGATCGTTTACTAATAACTCCTAGCGGGGTAGTTAAATCCGAAATGACCCCTGAGGACATTCTCCTAGTTTCAATGGATGGTGAAGTATTAGAAGGGGCTCGAGCTCCAACAGTGGAAATGCCAATGCATCTTGCAATATACCGTGAGTACCCCTACATAGGGGCTATCATACATGCCCACGGCCTGTACACGAGCGTGCTGGCAGTAGCAAGGGAGCCGCTACCCCCTGTTATAGAGGAAATGATCATGTACACTGGTGGAGAGGTCAGGGTCGCTGAATACGCTCCATTCGGAAGCGAAGAGCTTGCTGAAAACGTAGTGAAAGCGTTGAAAGAGAGAAGCGCGGCCATACTTGCTAACCACGGGGTAGTAGCTTGCGGGAGAAAACTAGAGGAGGCGGTCGAGGTTTTAACCGTGGTGGAGAGGGTTGCCCAGATCTACGTTCTAGCTAGGATTCTAGGAAAGGTGACAACTCTACCCGAGGAAATAGTGAAATTCCAGCAGGCATTATTCCAGAGGAGAATGGGTATTACAAAGTGA
- a CDS encoding Rrf2 family transcriptional regulator — translation MGFLTRFQQKILECLISLSEDYGRAVKSEEIAETLGVHPGSVRNALSVMRILGFVESKRGPFGGYLPTGKAISTITRRDRLSVMLLTSDGSSFKVSSTITACLTDKNLTLEIRNFTLKPFIRKGNRVVVCLGKYFVDGVIVDSDRVGRRVVVIVKRLVKPRSPVRIDSSESIRELLRQMSKKKAECALIFDKGRLVGYLSIFKLLKLLSNGQDVNTEAGRVAFKPPSSRMAQRFLEEGYCLFDDG, via the coding sequence ATGGGTTTTTTGACAAGGTTTCAACAAAAGATACTTGAATGTTTAATCTCCTTAAGCGAGGATTATGGCAGGGCTGTTAAAAGTGAGGAGATCGCGGAAACATTAGGGGTGCATCCTGGAAGCGTTAGGAACGCTTTATCAGTGATGAGGATTCTGGGTTTTGTAGAGTCTAAGAGAGGGCCCTTCGGAGGCTATCTTCCAACAGGTAAGGCCATCAGCACCATTACTAGGAGGGACCGTTTGAGCGTGATGTTGTTAACCAGTGATGGAAGCTCTTTCAAAGTATCCTCGACAATAACGGCTTGCTTAACCGATAAAAACCTAACTCTCGAGATAAGGAACTTTACGCTTAAACCATTCATTAGAAAAGGCAATAGAGTAGTGGTTTGCCTCGGGAAATATTTCGTAGACGGTGTGATAGTGGATTCGGATAGGGTAGGGAGGAGAGTAGTAGTAATAGTGAAGAGGCTTGTTAAACCTAGGAGTCCCGTGCGAATTGATTCCTCCGAAAGTATTAGAGAATTACTACGCCAAATGTCTAAAAAGAAGGCTGAGTGCGCCCTAATATTCGATAAAGGCAGGCTTGTCGGGTACTTGTCAATTTTCAAGCTACTCAAACTTCTCAGTAATGGTCAGGATGTGAATACGGAGGCGGGACGAGTAGCTTTCAAGCCTCCATCCTCAAGAATGGCTCAACGTTTTCTTGAAGAAGGTTATTGCTTGTTTGATGATGGTTGA